A window of Candidatus Saccharibacteria bacterium contains these coding sequences:
- a CDS encoding DUF1697 domain-containing protein, translating to MTRQYLALLRGINVGGKNKLAMPELKTCFEELGYGEVHTYLATGNVLFTADKDPSVLAAEIEQVLPASFALDTELVKVLVLSREQLQAVVDGAPAGFGTELEKYYSDAIFLMGIPAADAFAVFKPREGVDAVWPGDGVIYSRRLAVERTKSRLSAIIASPLYKSMTIRSWGTVTRLLKLLDS from the coding sequence ATGACGCGGCAGTATCTGGCGTTACTGCGCGGCATCAACGTGGGCGGCAAGAATAAGCTGGCGATGCCGGAGCTGAAAACCTGCTTTGAGGAACTGGGCTATGGCGAGGTGCACACGTACCTGGCGACTGGCAATGTGCTGTTTACTGCCGATAAGGACCCATCGGTGCTGGCGGCCGAAATAGAGCAGGTGTTGCCGGCGTCCTTCGCACTGGATACCGAGCTGGTAAAAGTGCTGGTGCTGTCGCGCGAGCAGCTGCAGGCGGTGGTGGACGGCGCGCCGGCGGGCTTTGGCACCGAGCTGGAGAAGTATTATTCGGACGCAATATTTTTAATGGGCATCCCGGCGGCCGATGCCTTTGCCGTCTTTAAGCCGCGTGAGGGCGTGGACGCAGTCTGGCCGGGCGACGGCGTGATATATTCGCGGCGGCTGGCGGTGGAGCGGACGAAGAGCCGGCTTTCGGCCATCATTGCAAGTCCGTTGTATAAGAGTATGACGATTCGGAGTTGGGGGACAGTGACGAGATTGCTGAAGTTGCTGGATTCTTAG
- a CDS encoding YihY/virulence factor BrkB family protein: MIPTKKKTNPILMASAAIGAGLALLAFQPKQAVRQAQDEAIVQLGRASADSPRKLSLADWKDALKETKAALGNKNLPMLAAGVAYFSTLSFFPLLAAAVALLAIFIEPGQVNAFIGSIDQYVPQDIASLINTQLKNETGQQASNIALAIVAILISLYSASSATQNLIKATNETNEVDESRGFIKLKLISLALTLGALLAGFILIPILTVTPDFLMSIGMPEAWAIALPILRWVFVLVLITLALATFYRYGPDRKEPRWQWVSWGATAATVIWLIGTALFFFYVQNFGSFTESYGVFAGIIVLMTWLNLTSFIFLLGSEVNHRLERQAGAA; this comes from the coding sequence ATGATACCGACCAAGAAGAAGACCAACCCCATCCTGATGGCCTCAGCGGCTATCGGCGCTGGGCTTGCCTTGCTGGCCTTCCAGCCTAAGCAGGCTGTACGGCAGGCGCAGGACGAGGCGATAGTACAGCTGGGCCGGGCATCGGCCGACAGCCCGCGCAAGCTTTCTCTGGCCGACTGGAAGGATGCTTTGAAGGAGACCAAGGCGGCACTTGGCAACAAGAATTTGCCGATGCTGGCAGCCGGCGTGGCTTACTTCTCGACCTTATCGTTCTTTCCGCTGCTGGCGGCGGCAGTCGCGCTGCTGGCTATCTTCATCGAACCCGGTCAGGTCAATGCTTTCATCGGCAGTATCGACCAGTACGTACCACAGGATATCGCCAGTCTCATCAACACTCAGCTCAAGAATGAGACTGGGCAGCAGGCCAGTAATATCGCGCTGGCCATCGTGGCCATTCTTATCTCGCTCTACAGTGCTTCCAGCGCCACGCAAAATCTCATCAAAGCTACTAACGAGACGAATGAAGTTGACGAATCACGCGGCTTTATCAAGCTCAAGCTCATCAGCCTGGCACTGACGCTGGGGGCGCTGCTGGCCGGCTTCATCCTGATTCCCATCCTGACGGTGACACCCGACTTCCTGATGTCCATCGGCATGCCCGAGGCCTGGGCTATCGCCCTGCCGATACTGCGCTGGGTCTTTGTGCTGGTGCTGATCACCCTTGCTCTTGCCACGTTCTACCGCTATGGCCCGGATCGTAAGGAGCCGCGCTGGCAGTGGGTCAGCTGGGGCGCGACGGCTGCGACGGTCATCTGGCTCATCGGTACTGCGCTGTTCTTCTTTTACGTGCAGAATTTCGGTTCGTTCACCGAAAGCTACGGCGTCTTTGCCGGTATCATCGTACTGATGACCTGGCTGAACCTGACGTCGTTCATATTCCTGCTGGGGTCGGAGGTGAACCACCGCCTGGAACGGCAGGCGGGTGCCGCCTAA
- a CDS encoding DUF2188 domain-containing protein, whose translation MNKKALPRPKSSNAQVKAYVSAAQKGLKAQHVVHSGGRWAVRRAGATKASRTFDTQKEAAQYAQQVAKNNKTELFIHGRNGLIRERNSFGADSHPPKG comes from the coding sequence ATGAACAAGAAAGCACTTCCCCGACCGAAATCAAGCAACGCTCAAGTCAAAGCGTATGTTTCTGCTGCCCAAAAAGGGCTGAAGGCTCAGCATGTCGTCCATTCTGGTGGCAGATGGGCAGTGCGTCGTGCGGGGGCCACAAAAGCTTCGCGCACATTCGATACACAGAAAGAAGCGGCACAGTATGCCCAGCAAGTAGCAAAAAACAATAAGACTGAATTATTCATACACGGCCGTAACGGGCTTATTCGCGAACGCAATTCATTTGGCGCCGACTCCCATCCACCAAAGGGTTAG
- a CDS encoding right-handed parallel beta-helix repeat-containing protein, with translation MQIKHVLPAQRSKLLKLSSAHMAVATGVLVAVGLITLVTGWAATMVVSREAEDSADGTYATIHDSTASGSAAILFGGSTAPGPAPAPGGKVIAVAADGSGQYATLQEGVAAAQPGDVVEIGGGTYNEQLVVNKSGSAGKPITFAARAGEKVVLDGQGGVVSGSSDGLISLSNQSYLVFDGIDVANSPSTAAWGVTVNHIVFRNCDISAIQHGGIVLIDGSDVTIDNCDVHQTNLLHGAGSSAEHEPISLSDIDGFEIKNNRVYDNKEEGIDVKYDARNGSIHHNEAYDNNGPNIYIDSAYNVKVYNNRSTTTVGDGKSGIALAIENYSQSRLCYGIDIYNNIIVGSKLAGVGFWVESTGTFHDIRVYNNTLYDNAYGLNFSTTADKFTGNNNIFRNNIVANSASGGVNFESGAVPFVMSHNLFSTGTAQTAGENQIVADPQFVNAGSDFRVQAGSAAIDTGSSDTIANEDYDGKTRPVGGAVDIGAYEQ, from the coding sequence ATGCAAATCAAACACGTTCTTCCGGCGCAGCGGTCAAAACTATTAAAACTATCGTCTGCGCACATGGCTGTCGCTACTGGCGTGCTGGTGGCGGTCGGCCTCATTACACTGGTGACGGGCTGGGCGGCAACCATGGTGGTCAGCAGGGAAGCCGAAGACAGTGCGGACGGTACGTATGCAACCATACACGACAGTACCGCCTCCGGCAGTGCCGCTATTCTTTTTGGCGGCAGTACGGCGCCCGGGCCGGCGCCTGCTCCGGGCGGCAAGGTCATTGCCGTGGCGGCCGATGGCAGCGGGCAGTACGCCACGCTGCAGGAGGGCGTTGCTGCGGCGCAGCCGGGTGACGTGGTAGAGATTGGCGGCGGCACCTACAATGAGCAGCTGGTAGTCAACAAGAGCGGCAGCGCCGGCAAGCCGATCACCTTTGCGGCGCGCGCCGGCGAGAAGGTCGTTCTGGATGGCCAGGGCGGGGTCGTCTCTGGCAGCAGCGACGGCTTGATCAGTCTCAGCAACCAGTCCTACCTGGTGTTTGATGGCATTGATGTCGCCAACTCGCCGTCGACGGCCGCCTGGGGCGTCACCGTCAACCACATCGTCTTCCGCAACTGCGATATCTCTGCCATCCAGCACGGCGGCATCGTGCTGATTGACGGCTCGGATGTGACAATCGACAACTGCGACGTCCATCAGACCAACCTGCTGCATGGTGCCGGGTCGAGTGCGGAGCATGAACCGATCAGCCTGAGCGATATTGATGGCTTTGAAATCAAAAACAACCGGGTGTACGACAACAAGGAAGAGGGTATCGACGTCAAATATGATGCGCGCAATGGCAGTATCCATCATAACGAGGCGTACGATAACAACGGGCCGAATATCTACATCGATAGTGCTTACAACGTGAAGGTGTATAACAACAGGTCAACCACTACCGTGGGCGACGGCAAATCAGGCATTGCGCTGGCGATTGAGAACTACTCCCAGTCCAGGCTGTGCTATGGCATTGATATATACAATAACATCATCGTCGGCAGCAAATTGGCCGGGGTCGGCTTTTGGGTGGAGTCGACAGGGACATTCCATGATATCCGGGTTTATAATAATACGCTCTACGATAATGCGTATGGGCTGAATTTCTCGACGACGGCGGATAAGTTCACTGGCAACAATAATATATTCCGGAATAATATCGTGGCAAACAGCGCGAGTGGCGGGGTTAATTTTGAGAGCGGGGCGGTGCCGTTTGTGATGAGTCATAATTTGTTTTCGACGGGGACGGCGCAGACGGCGGGGGAGAATCAGATTGTGGCGGATCCCCAGTTTGTAAATGCTGGGAGTGATTTCAGGGTGCAGGCTGGATCTGCCGCCATTGATACAGGTTCGAGTGATACCATTGCGAACGAGGATTATGACGGCAAGACCCGGCCGGTAGGAGGGGCTGTCGATATTGGGGCTTACGAGCAGTAG
- a CDS encoding DUF1929 domain-containing protein, with product MSPAEVRHRKRRRARVFRWSMAILLLLVLVSVSGYQGNIHLQKALHERLISSPEYQQVHGRWDKVVLPKDQQVNAIHSAMLPTGKVLLIAGSGNDEDRFEAGTFNTLVYDPVTGTAKTVPTPADVFCAGHAFLANGNLLVAGGTGKYEVLADKVTHAGGAITIRNENPNIPQEIPKGTHFFGEKSGKRYVTDFPVTLPPAEKIMVTRSQAKITASEVTVFASAVERGEAGVYLEPDHMIAEELRGTPEERNVYGLSAKMTLDKQNYTGLSDSFEFNPWTEQYERVGNMRYPRWYPTLTSMPDGSVVAVSGLDGSGEIVQGHTEVYDPVKRRWVERRDLRQHFKTYASLFQTKVRDRMFFSGSSTGYGPAEQGRDPFFWNLKTNTTKVVPGIRDVDMLETSASGWAGPVNNQRLMVVGGGGVGESPLSTGRIDFVDLDEENPHFTPGPSLPDPTRYPNLVTLPNDDTLITGGSREYRGKSKSDIKKAYILGGKDATLRPVADPTIGRNYHASAVLLPTGQVMTTGSDPLFKDAENRKPGAFENTIEIFTPPYLLPQNGQPVVRPTITGGPDTVKRGGEYSFTIGTDSAVPQGAAPGAPDPARTITKARMILPAAVTHVTDTNQRSVAVGITQEGDNLKVKLPGEATLMPSGWYMLFVNGDNGTHSLAKWVRVE from the coding sequence ATGTCCCCCGCAGAAGTCCGTCACCGCAAGCGGAGGCGCGCCCGCGTCTTCCGCTGGAGCATGGCGATCCTGTTGCTCCTGGTCCTGGTTTCCGTTTCCGGCTACCAGGGCAACATCCATCTCCAGAAAGCACTCCATGAACGGCTGATCAGTTCGCCCGAGTACCAGCAGGTGCACGGGCGGTGGGACAAGGTCGTCCTGCCAAAAGACCAGCAGGTCAACGCCATTCACTCGGCGATGCTGCCGACGGGGAAGGTGCTGCTGATTGCCGGCTCCGGCAATGATGAGGACCGGTTCGAGGCCGGCACCTTCAACACCCTGGTCTACGACCCGGTCACGGGGACGGCCAAGACCGTTCCCACCCCGGCAGATGTGTTCTGTGCGGGGCACGCCTTCCTGGCCAACGGCAACCTGCTGGTGGCTGGCGGCACGGGCAAGTACGAGGTGCTCGCCGACAAGGTGACCCACGCGGGCGGTGCCATCACCATCCGCAACGAGAACCCCAACATCCCGCAGGAGATCCCCAAGGGGACCCACTTCTTCGGGGAGAAGAGCGGCAAGCGCTACGTCACCGACTTCCCGGTCACTCTGCCTCCGGCAGAGAAGATCATGGTGACGCGCTCGCAGGCCAAGATCACGGCCAGCGAGGTCACGGTCTTCGCCAGTGCCGTCGAGCGCGGCGAGGCGGGCGTCTACCTCGAGCCCGACCACATGATCGCCGAGGAGCTCCGCGGTACGCCCGAGGAGCGCAACGTCTACGGCCTCTCGGCCAAGATGACGCTCGACAAGCAGAACTACACGGGTCTCTCCGACTCGTTCGAGTTCAACCCCTGGACCGAGCAGTACGAGCGGGTCGGCAACATGCGGTACCCCCGGTGGTACCCGACGCTGACGTCCATGCCCGACGGCTCGGTGGTCGCCGTTTCGGGCCTCGATGGCTCGGGCGAGATCGTCCAGGGTCACACCGAGGTCTACGACCCGGTCAAGAGGCGGTGGGTGGAGCGGCGCGACCTGCGCCAGCACTTCAAGACCTACGCATCCCTCTTCCAGACCAAGGTCCGCGACCGGATGTTCTTCAGCGGTTCCAGCACGGGCTACGGCCCGGCGGAGCAGGGGCGCGACCCCTTCTTCTGGAACCTGAAGACCAACACCACCAAGGTCGTTCCGGGCATCCGGGACGTCGACATGCTGGAGACCAGTGCCAGCGGCTGGGCGGGGCCGGTCAACAACCAGCGGCTGATGGTCGTGGGTGGCGGGGGAGTCGGCGAGTCGCCGCTCTCCACGGGGCGCATCGACTTCGTCGACCTCGACGAGGAGAATCCCCACTTCACCCCCGGGCCCAGCCTGCCCGACCCGACCCGGTACCCCAACCTGGTCACGCTGCCGAATGATGACACCCTCATCACCGGCGGCTCCCGCGAGTACCGCGGGAAGAGCAAGAGCGACATCAAGAAGGCCTACATCCTGGGTGGCAAGGACGCCACCCTGAGGCCTGTCGCTGACCCGACCATCGGTCGGAACTACCACGCGTCCGCGGTCCTGCTCCCCACGGGGCAGGTCATGACCACGGGGAGCGATCCGCTCTTCAAGGACGCGGAGAACCGCAAGCCGGGGGCATTCGAGAACACCATCGAGATCTTCACGCCCCCGTACCTCCTGCCGCAGAACGGGCAGCCGGTCGTGCGACCCACGATCACCGGCGGCCCCGACACCGTGAAACGCGGCGGGGAGTACAGCTTCACCATCGGTACCGACAGTGCCGTGCCCCAGGGCGCGGCGCCCGGTGCCCCGGATCCGGCGCGCACCATCACCAAGGCGCGCATGATCCTCCCGGCCGCGGTGACCCACGTCACCGACACCAACCAGCGGTCGGTGGCCGTCGGGATCACCCAGGAGGGTGACAACCTGAAGGTCAAGCTCCCTGGTGAGGCCACCCTCATGCCCTCGGGGTGGTATATGCTGTTCGTCAACGGCGACAACGGCACGCACAGCCTGGCCAAGTGGGTCAGGGTGGAGTAG
- a CDS encoding prepilin-type N-terminal cleavage/methylation domain-containing protein encodes MPRMHLPALIRTRRPQHKGGFTIVELLIVIVVIGILAVIATTAFTSAQARSRDSRRLADINAILKAIKAHKADLGYYPVATPSGGGRWDASSDFNNGHVFLANLKSSGFMPQIPVDPVNTSLDIDNNTGMHYNYFTYEDDWYLASIGCTSGRGRLTVLMIVDLETSSRPAPQSPGFSCAGRNFNNEADWVWGDYEF; translated from the coding sequence ATGCCACGGATGCACCTCCCCGCTCTCATCAGAACACGCCGGCCGCAGCACAAGGGCGGCTTTACGATTGTCGAGCTGCTGATCGTCATCGTGGTCATCGGCATCCTGGCGGTCATCGCTACGACCGCATTCACCAGTGCGCAGGCGCGGTCGCGCGACAGCCGGCGGCTGGCCGATATCAACGCCATCCTTAAGGCTATCAAGGCGCACAAGGCTGACCTGGGGTACTACCCCGTAGCTACACCATCTGGCGGTGGGCGGTGGGATGCCTCTTCAGATTTTAATAACGGCCACGTCTTCCTTGCCAACCTCAAAAGCTCAGGCTTCATGCCACAAATACCAGTTGACCCGGTCAACACCTCGCTCGACATTGACAACAACACCGGTATGCACTACAACTATTTCACCTATGAGGACGATTGGTACCTGGCCTCCATCGGCTGCACCTCCGGCCGCGGACGCCTGACCGTGTTGATGATCGTCGACCTGGAAACAAGCAGCCGCCCCGCTCCGCAAAGCCCCGGCTTCTCCTGTGCCGGCCGCAACTTTAACAACGAAGCCGACTGGGTTTGGGGCGATTACGAATTTTAG
- a CDS encoding ricin-type beta-trefoil lectin domain protein yields the protein MESRKIIKAGLIGVTAFVLAVTGVAFTGKPASAATGSMKFRNSNYCVDVNQISGPVGNGTKIQAWQCNGGAAQMWYDTVYTSSGNFSLRNPQSGRCLDVDQLHGPVGNGTKVQLWQCNYGHAQQWRKIRTSYVIEYYNPSSGKCLDLPGSGYYNGNWLQIWDCNNTLAQHIDGPGVVAN from the coding sequence ATGGAAAGCAGGAAAATCATCAAGGCTGGTTTGATTGGCGTCACGGCGTTTGTCCTAGCCGTCACCGGCGTAGCCTTTACCGGCAAGCCGGCATCGGCAGCAACCGGTTCGATGAAGTTCCGTAACAGCAACTACTGTGTGGATGTGAACCAGATCAGCGGCCCAGTTGGCAACGGTACTAAGATCCAGGCCTGGCAGTGTAACGGCGGCGCCGCCCAAATGTGGTACGACACTGTCTACACCAGCTCTGGCAACTTCTCACTGCGTAATCCTCAAAGCGGCCGCTGTCTGGATGTTGACCAGCTGCACGGCCCTGTCGGCAACGGTACCAAGGTACAGCTGTGGCAGTGTAACTACGGTCACGCACAGCAGTGGCGCAAGATTCGCACCAGCTACGTGATTGAATACTACAACCCATCTTCAGGCAAGTGTCTTGACCTGCCTGGCTCCGGCTACTACAACGGTAACTGGCTGCAGATCTGGGACTGTAACAACACGCTGGCCCAGCACATTGACGGCCCTGGCGTCGTCGCAAATTAG
- a CDS encoding PH domain-containing protein, which yields MAEVSKLLSWTFVSECPIPEDVNELLVPGETAIAAYKTFRDSAVFTNKRLIVRDAQGLTGKKVEVFSLPYHSIHMWSSENGGRFDFDAEVSIWTHPGHIKIKLRKGIDVRRFDKIIATALLNK from the coding sequence ATGGCCGAAGTATCAAAACTGTTATCCTGGACATTCGTCAGCGAATGCCCCATCCCCGAAGACGTCAACGAGCTGCTGGTGCCCGGCGAGACCGCCATCGCCGCCTACAAGACCTTCCGCGACAGCGCCGTCTTCACCAACAAGCGCTTGATCGTGCGCGATGCCCAAGGGCTCACTGGCAAGAAGGTCGAGGTCTTCTCATTGCCCTACCACTCCATTCATATGTGGTCGAGCGAGAACGGCGGCCGTTTTGACTTTGATGCCGAGGTCTCCATTTGGACACACCCGGGGCACATCAAGATCAAGCTGCGCAAAGGCATTGATGTGCGGCGCTTCGACAAGATAATCGCTACCGCCCTGCTCAACAAATAA
- a CDS encoding endonuclease/exonuclease/phosphatase family protein — MKSKSLQYLLGLVWVVTVVVTLAMFVRIWPFELLVSFTPQIFIALGLVGLLSTAGIFWSNRAEFYWPQIIMPILVLVTLCLSLGYASMLQPVAQPAVLPGNTMVRFITFNKLYTNTKIDEMAAYFKTERPDVIALQEIAPNEVRRLASAMGYRHSYVSDYQNTVRGTSAALISRHPIVEQRTIPLSQNSSLVRIVTEVPGKGRIAFYAVHLVGPFSEDMYRERNEAARQMAFLLEADKLPLVIGGDFNTTVFSPILQDFNTVTTDSLYSVTAKQWPPCSWYGYGAPLCLRIDHVYHSQSLSLAGVRIAPNLGSDHRAVITDLQ; from the coding sequence ATGAAATCAAAATCATTGCAGTATCTGCTTGGGCTTGTCTGGGTCGTGACCGTGGTAGTGACGTTGGCAATGTTCGTGCGCATCTGGCCGTTCGAGCTGCTGGTCAGCTTTACGCCGCAGATATTCATAGCGCTTGGCCTGGTGGGTCTGCTGTCGACGGCCGGCATCTTCTGGTCGAACCGCGCCGAGTTCTACTGGCCGCAGATCATCATGCCCATCCTGGTGCTGGTGACACTCTGTTTAAGCCTGGGCTATGCCTCGATGCTGCAGCCTGTGGCGCAGCCGGCCGTCCTGCCCGGCAATACGATGGTGCGCTTCATTACGTTCAACAAGCTATACACCAATACAAAAATTGATGAGATGGCGGCGTACTTCAAGACCGAACGGCCGGATGTCATCGCCCTGCAGGAAATCGCGCCCAACGAAGTGCGGCGGCTCGCTTCCGCCATGGGCTACAGGCATAGCTATGTCTCGGACTACCAAAATACCGTACGGGGTACCTCGGCGGCCCTGATTTCGCGCCATCCCATCGTCGAACAGCGTACCATTCCGCTGAGTCAGAATTCATCACTGGTGCGTATCGTAACGGAGGTGCCGGGCAAGGGCCGTATTGCCTTCTATGCCGTGCACTTGGTAGGACCGTTCTCGGAGGATATGTACCGCGAGCGCAACGAGGCCGCCCGCCAGATGGCCTTCCTGCTCGAAGCGGACAAGCTGCCCTTGGTCATAGGCGGAGATTTCAACACCACCGTCTTCTCGCCGATCCTGCAGGATTTCAACACCGTCACGACCGATAGCCTGTACAGCGTTACTGCCAAGCAGTGGCCGCCCTGCAGCTGGTACGGCTACGGAGCACCCCTGTGCCTCCGCATCGATCATGTCTACCACTCACAGAGTTTGAGCCTGGCGGGTGTGCGCATCGCGCCGAACCTGGGGTCGGATCACCGGGCCGTTATCACCGACCTGCAATAG